The DNA segment GCACGACTCCGGTTCGGCGAAGGTGCCGCTGGTCAACGCGGACGCCACGGTGGTGCTGCGCACCCCGTCCATGGTGAGCCGGTCGTCGGCACAGACCAACCGTGCCCGTGAGCCGCAGAAGCCTCAGCAGTCGCAGTCGCAGCCGGTCCAGCCGCAGTCGGCCCGCCCGGACGAGACCGTGCGGATCTTCACCCCGCCGACCCAGTCCCGGCAGCAGCCTGCCGAGGACGAGGGCGCCCGGGCCAAGGCCGCTGTCCGCCCGCCCGGCCGTGACCAGGGCGCTGCCTCGGTCAACGGTCAGAGCCAGGGCCGGCCCACCGGTCCCGGCTGGCCGGGCTCCGTACCGATGAACGGCCAGAACGGCGTCAACGGCGACGGTATGGGAAGACAAGAGCTCAGGAAGTGAGCACGGTCGGCTACCACCCCAGCGACTTCGAACCGTCGCTGGTCCACGCCGGCACCTACGCCACGCGCCGTCAATGGAAGATCGACGTCGCCTCGATGGTGTGCATCATGATCGGGTTCCTCTACCTGATCCCGGGCACGCTGATCGTTCCGAACATGTCGTTCGCGGGCCGGCCGGCTCTGCTGATCTGCTTCGCCCTGTTCTGCTGGTGGGCGCTGACCCGGCTGAACCACCGTCTCGCGATGAGCGGTCCGCAGCCGATGCGGTGGGCCGCCTTCGTCTACCTGCTCGGCACCATGGCGTCGTACCTGGCCGGGATGCTGCGCGGCCTGCCCGGCCTGGAGGCGAACGCGCAGAACTTCGCGATGCTGCAGATCCTGCAGTTCATCGGCATCACGCTGATCGTGGCCGACGGCATCCCGAACTGGGCGCGTCTCAAGGGCGTGCTGCGCGTATTCCTGTGGTGCGCCGGATACATGGCCGCGATCGGCATCATCCAGTCCACCGCACAAATCAATTTAGCTGAATATCTGATTCCGCCCGGCCTTGAGGTCAAGGGCAGCATCATCGGTTTCTCGGAGCGCGGATCCGATTTCTACCGGGTCGCCTCGACGGCCGCCCACTACATCGAGTTCAGTGCGCTCATGGCGATCGCGGTGCCGTTCGGGATTCACTTCACCCGGTTCGCCGAGCGTAAATGGCACCGTTACACAGCGGGATTCTGCACGGTCCTGTGCGCGGCGGCGCTGCCCATGTCGATCTCGCGTACCGGCGTGGTGGCCCTGGGCGCCGTCATGCTCATCATGCTGATCCCGTGGGGCTGGCGGATGCGCTACAACATGATGCTGCTCGCGGTCGGGATGATGGGCGGCCTGGCTGCCGTGCGGCCCGGCCTGCTCGGCACGGTGACCTACATGTTCACCGGCGCCGACGAGGACCCGAGCATCTCCGGGCGCACCGACGACTACGAGCTCGTCGGTCACTGGTTCTCTCAGCGGCCGTGGCTGGGTCGCGGCCCGAACACCCTGGTGCCCGAGCTCTACCAGGGCCTGGTCCTGGACAACCAGTGGCTCTACACGCTGGTCACCCAGGGCATCGTCGGCGTCGCCGTCTTCGCCGGCATGCACCTGACCGCTATCGTGCTCGCGGTGATCGCCTGGCGGCGCTCGGAACGCCCGGAGGACCGTCACCTGTGCGCCGCGCTGGTGTCCGCGCAGGTGGTCTCGATGCTCGTGGCGGCGACGGTCGACTCGCTCTGGTTCACGTCGTTCGCGATCACGGTTTTCCTGCTCATGGGCGCGTGCGGTACGGTCTGGCGGCTCACACACCCGACGGCGACGGTCCGTACGTCACGGGTGCCCGTACTGTCGGATTAGGGTCTCCCCGCTATCGGTCATCCGCCTATGTGTCGACTGGACCTAACGGCTGATCGTACTTTCGTCCTAACGCTTGGCTTTAGAAGTCAACGTGTCATGGCGGTTGCACGGGCGTGCCGATAACCTACCGGCGAGCAACGGGGGGTGTTGCTTTCTATGGGAATTCGGAGGAACGCCGTGCGCGGCGATTTTGGTGTTTTGCCGTTAACTCGGCGTTTGGGCGGAAAAAAATGGCGGCGTGTGCTCGCGGTAACCGGAACGGTGCTGCTGGCCACGACGGGCGCACTGGTGGTTCAGGTCTCCGCTTCGGCCGCCGTCGAGCCGTGTGGCCCGGCGAGCAACGCGATCGTCTGTGAGAACAGCAAGGACGGAACGCCGCGCGACGTCTGGGACGTCGACGGCGCCGGCGACCCGGACATCCAGGGCTTCGCGACCGACATCAGCGTGAACGTCGGCAAGAAGATCGACTTCAAGATCAAGACGACCGCGACGAACTACTCGATCACCATCTACCGCCTCGGCTACTACGACGGCGACGGTGCTCGGGAGATCGACACGGTGCCGTCGACGCCGCACCCGAACCAGCCGTCCTGCGTGAGCCACACCTCCACGGAGATCTTCGACTGCGGCACCTGGGAGGTGTCCGGTTCCTGGACGGTCCCGGCCGACGCGGTCTCCGGTGTCTACATCGCCCGCCTGCAGCGGCCCGGCGCGAACGACGGCAGCCACATCCCGTTCATCGTGCGCAACGACGCCAGCCACTCCGACCTGTTCTTCCAGACCTCGGACACCACGTGGCAGGCGTACAACACGTACGGCGGCTCGAGCTTCTACACCGGCGGTGACAACGGCCGTGCCTACAAGCTGAGCTACAACCGCCCGTTCGCCACCCGTGGCGGCGTGACGGCGCGCGACTACCTGTTCAGCAACGAGTACCCGATGATCCGGTTCCTCGAGGAGAACGGGTACGACGTCAGCTACACCACCGGCGTGGACTCCGACCGCCGCGGTGAGCTGATCAAGAACCACAAGGCGTTCCTCTCCGTCGGCCACGACGAGTACTGGTCGAAGGACCAGCGCGAGAACGTCGAGGCCGCTCGTGACGCCGGCGTCAACCTCGCCTTCTTCAGCGGCAACGAGGTCTACTGGAAGACCCGCTGGGAGGAGAGCGTCGACGAGCACGGCACCGCCTACCGCACGCTGGTCACCTATAAGGAGACCTGGGCCGACGACAAGATCGACCCGTCCGACGAGTGGACCGGCACCTGGCGTGACCCGCGGTTCAGCCCGCCGTCCGACGGCGGCAAGCCGGAGAACGCGCTGACCGGCACGATCTTCATGTCGAACAACGCCAGCTTCGCCATGAAGGTCCCGGCCGCGCAGGGCAAGCTGCGCTTCTGGCGCAACACCGGCGTCGCGAAGCTCACCGGTGACGCGGTCGCCACGCTCGCGCCGAACACGGTCGGCTACGAGTCCGACGAGGACCTCGACAACGGGTTCCGCCCGGCCGGCCTGATCCGGCTCTCCACCACCACGGCCGAGACGCCCGAGTACGTCCAGGACTTCGGCAAGGTGGTCCTCCCGGGCACCACGACCCACCACATGACGATGTACCGCGCTCCCAGCGGCGCTCTCGTCTTCGGCGCCGGCACCATCCAGTGGGCGTGGGGCCTCTCCGAGGTCCACGACGGCCAGGTCGCCGACGCCGACGAGGACATGCAGCAGGCCACCGTCAACCTGCTCGCGGACATGGACGCGGCCCCGGTCACGCCGATGAGCGGCATCGACGTCACCCCGGCCAGCACCGACACCGTCGCACCGACCGCGACCATCACCACCCCGGCGAACGCGGCCACGGTCGCCAACGGCAGCCAGGTCACGATCTCCGGCACCGCCACCGACACCGGCGGCGTCGTCGCGGGCATCGAGGTCTCCACCGACAACGGCGACACCTGGCACCCGGCGGACGGCACCACGAGCTGGTCGTACAAGTTCTACGCGGCCGGTCTCGGCACACAGACCCTCAAGGTGCGGGCCACCGACGACAGCGGCAACATCCAGGGCACGCCGGCGAGCCGGACGCTCAACCTCACCGGCAAGGTGACGCTGTTCGGCGACCGTGTTCCGAAGACCCCGGTCTGGAACGAGAGCTCGCCGTACGAGCTCGGTGTGAAGGTCGTCCCGCAGACCGACGGCTACATCTCCGGTGTCCGCTTCTACAAGGGCGAGGGCAACACCGGTACGCACGTCGGCACCCTGTGGAGCGCCGACGGCGAGGAACTCGCGACCGGCACGTTCGGCGACGAGACCGCGACCGGCTGGCAGACGCTGAACTTCGCCACCGCCGTCCCGGTCACGGCCGGTACGCAGTACGTGGCGTCCTACTACGCGCCGAACGGCCACTACGCCGGTGACGCGCAGGCCTTCGTCTTCTCCGACTTCGTCTCCGGCCCGCTGGTCGCGCCGCGGTCGTCGTCGGTGGGTGGCAACGGCGTCTTCAACCAGGGCAAGGGCTTCCCGAACAGCTCGTACGACAACACCAACTACTACGTCGACGTGCTGTTCGTGGACAACGGCAGCTCGGCGCCCGTGGTGGTGGCGAACACGCCCGGCGCCGGTGCCACCGGTGTCGCGGCCACGGTCAAGCCGACCGCGACGTTCTCCAAGGCGGTCGAGTCGTCGTCCGTCGAGTTCGCGGTGAAGAAGAAGAGCGACGGCAGCGCTGTCGCCGGGACCGCGGCGTACAACGCCACGACCCGCGTCGTCACGTTCACGCCGAGCGCCGCGCTGGCGTCCGCCACGGAGTACACCGCGACGGTGACCGCCGAGGACGGCAACGGCAACGAGGCGGAGAAGTCCTGGTCCTTCACGACCGACGTGGACACCACGACGGTGGCCAGGCTCTTCCCGGACACGCTGAGCCCGCAGACGCCGGCCACCACCGACGGCAACCCGGTGTCGCTGGGCACGAAGATCATCCCCGCTACCAGCGGCAAGATCATCGGCATCCGCTTCTACCAGGGCCCGGGTAACTCCGGGGCGCACACCGGCACCCTGTGGGACTCCGGCGGCACCGAGCTGCGCAAGGTGTCGTTCGGCTCCAGCACGGCGACCGGCTGGCAGACGGCGCTCTTCAGCTCGCCGGTGAACGTCACGGGCGGCCAGACGTACGTCGTGTCGTACTTCGCCCCGAAC comes from the Actinoplanes sp. OR16 genome and includes:
- a CDS encoding O-antigen ligase; the protein is MSTVGYHPSDFEPSLVHAGTYATRRQWKIDVASMVCIMIGFLYLIPGTLIVPNMSFAGRPALLICFALFCWWALTRLNHRLAMSGPQPMRWAAFVYLLGTMASYLAGMLRGLPGLEANAQNFAMLQILQFIGITLIVADGIPNWARLKGVLRVFLWCAGYMAAIGIIQSTAQINLAEYLIPPGLEVKGSIIGFSERGSDFYRVASTAAHYIEFSALMAIAVPFGIHFTRFAERKWHRYTAGFCTVLCAAALPMSISRTGVVALGAVMLIMLIPWGWRMRYNMMLLAVGMMGGLAAVRPGLLGTVTYMFTGADEDPSISGRTDDYELVGHWFSQRPWLGRGPNTLVPELYQGLVLDNQWLYTLVTQGIVGVAVFAGMHLTAIVLAVIAWRRSERPEDRHLCAALVSAQVVSMLVAATVDSLWFTSFAITVFLLMGACGTVWRLTHPTATVRTSRVPVLSD
- a CDS encoding DUF4082 domain-containing protein — its product is MLAVTGTVLLATTGALVVQVSASAAVEPCGPASNAIVCENSKDGTPRDVWDVDGAGDPDIQGFATDISVNVGKKIDFKIKTTATNYSITIYRLGYYDGDGAREIDTVPSTPHPNQPSCVSHTSTEIFDCGTWEVSGSWTVPADAVSGVYIARLQRPGANDGSHIPFIVRNDASHSDLFFQTSDTTWQAYNTYGGSSFYTGGDNGRAYKLSYNRPFATRGGVTARDYLFSNEYPMIRFLEENGYDVSYTTGVDSDRRGELIKNHKAFLSVGHDEYWSKDQRENVEAARDAGVNLAFFSGNEVYWKTRWEESVDEHGTAYRTLVTYKETWADDKIDPSDEWTGTWRDPRFSPPSDGGKPENALTGTIFMSNNASFAMKVPAAQGKLRFWRNTGVAKLTGDAVATLAPNTVGYESDEDLDNGFRPAGLIRLSTTTAETPEYVQDFGKVVLPGTTTHHMTMYRAPSGALVFGAGTIQWAWGLSEVHDGQVADADEDMQQATVNLLADMDAAPVTPMSGIDVTPASTDTVAPTATITTPANAATVANGSQVTISGTATDTGGVVAGIEVSTDNGDTWHPADGTTSWSYKFYAAGLGTQTLKVRATDDSGNIQGTPASRTLNLTGKVTLFGDRVPKTPVWNESSPYELGVKVVPQTDGYISGVRFYKGEGNTGTHVGTLWSADGEELATGTFGDETATGWQTLNFATAVPVTAGTQYVASYYAPNGHYAGDAQAFVFSDFVSGPLVAPRSSSVGGNGVFNQGKGFPNSSYDNTNYYVDVLFVDNGSSAPVVVANTPGAGATGVAATVKPTATFSKAVESSSVEFAVKKKSDGSAVAGTAAYNATTRVVTFTPSAALASATEYTATVTAEDGNGNEAEKSWSFTTDVDTTTVARLFPDTLSPQTPATTDGNPVSLGTKIIPATSGKIIGIRFYQGPGNSGAHTGTLWDSGGTELRKVSFGSSTATGWQTALFSSPVNVTGGQTYVVSYFAPNGRYAITPNFFDNTYTNGPLTAPAGVNGVYAYGGDTFPDGSYNSTNYWVDALFVANEGGGDPTPTPTTEAPSPTPTTPSPTPTTEAPSPTPTTAAPSPTPTGQPVTLPAGAQTIYGADYTPANSSWNDAAELELGVRFKSDVAGKVLGVRFYKGAQNIGTHTGTLWTDGGDQIRTGTFANETATGWQNLIFDSPVTLTPNTWYVVSYHTTTGFYAITQNQLADHVVNAPLTAEMYGSRYMYGTGQQFPGNASTHNYGVDVIFKADAS